From the Brachyhypopomus gauderio isolate BG-103 chromosome 5, BGAUD_0.2, whole genome shotgun sequence genome, one window contains:
- the LOC143514132 gene encoding chloride anion exchanger-like: MMRTSVSQYMVKRPLYTEDDFTQEHEKVCRQHKTMLNHVQQYFTCNRQRAKNALLSVLPIISWMKIYRIKEWLMGDVVSGVSTGLVAVLQGLAYSLLASLPAWYGLYAAFFPVVIYFFLGTSRHISVGAFPVLSLMVGTVVTRLVPENGSQANITGFEGLSVDEQRAVVAASLTVLIGIFQLAMGLLQAGFIVIYLSDTLVSGFTTAAAVHILVSQLKFVLGLKVAGFSGPLSIIYTLEKIFGQITSTNLHDLVTSVIVMVVVLTVKELNERFKSKLPVPIPIEVIMTIIACGVSYAFSFNEYYGVDIVGRIPDQFEAPMAPNPQIFQETALEAFPMAIVGFAVAFAVAKVYSNKHDYVIDGNQELIAFGASNIIGGAFKSLVSSTALSRSAVQESTGGKTQVAGVLSAVIVLIVILGIGFLLEPLPKSVLGAVVMVNLKGMLLQVCHVPYLWKKDRPDCVVWLVTFVASVLLGLDLGLAVGLGAELIAVVYRTQFPRCCVLANIVGTDIYRDRKDYVDLYEPEGVKIFRIPSPIFFANIDFLRGKLIDAVGFSPLRVLRKRNKALRKIRKLLRKGQLSLTSKGLQTAGSLSGSEDESSVEDLDLPADFSGLPVQVNWRAELPASISVPPVNIHSLVLDFSAVSFIDVSALKGLKMALKEFIRVDVEVYIVACDPYIFEKLKSCEFFDEEIQTSIFFLTTHDAMLHILQRNPPLSVSEKVFKNTSELSNGVSLRSRDKTDKAPETRF, translated from the exons ATGATGCGGACATCAGTAAGTCAGTATATGGTGAAGAGACCACTCTACACAGAGGATGATTTTACACAGGAGCATGAGAAAGTGTGCCGGCAGCACAAGACAATGCTGAACCACGTTCAGCAATACTTCAC ATGTAATCGTCAACGGGCAAAGAATGCCCTCCTCTCTGTGCTGCCCATCATATCCTGGATGAAAATCTACAGAATCAAAGAGTGGTTGATGGGAGATGTAGTTTCTGGGGTCAGCACTGGACTGGTGGCTGTATTGCAAG GGCTAGCATATAGTTTACTGGCATCTCTTCCTGCTTGGTATGGGTTATATGCGGCTTTTTTCCCAGTGGTCATCTACTTTTTCCTGGGCACTTCTCGACATATTTCAGTGG GAGCGTTCCCCGTCTTGAGTCTGATGGTAGGGACTGTCGTGACTAGGCTGGTTCCTGAGAACGGGTCCCAGGCCAACATTACAGGCTTTGAAGGGCTATCAGTGGACGAGCAGAGGGCCGTGGTAGCTGCCTCACTAACTGTCCTCATTGGCATTTTCCAG CTGGCCATGGGCCTGCTCCAGGCGGGATTCATAGTCATTTACCTGTCAGATACTCTGGTGTCTGGGTTCACCACAGCTGCTGCAGTGCACATCCTGGTGTCACAGCTCAAGTTCGTTTTAGGGCTGAAGGTAGCAGGCTTCAGTGGACCACTCTCCATAATATAT ACTCTGGAGAAGATCTTCGGCCAGATCACTTCCACAAACCTTCATGACCTTGTCACATCCGTCATCGTGATGGTCGTGGTGTTAACTGTGAAGGAGCTCAACGAGAGATTCAAGTCCAAGCTTCCCGTGCCTATCCCAATAGAGGTCATCATG ACTATCATAGCATGCGGCGTCTCCTATGCCTTCAGTTTCAACGAGTATTATGGTGTGGACATTGTAGGAAGAATACCAGATCA ATTCGAGGCTCCCATGGCCCCAAATCCCCAGATCTTTCAGGAGACTGCATTAGAAGCTTTTCCTATGGCCATAGTGGGGTTTGCTGTGGCTTTTGCTGTAGCAAAGGTCTACTCCAACAAACATGACTATGTTATTGACGGAAATCAG GAGCTTATTGCTTTTGGGGCAAGTAACATTATTGGTGGAGCATTCAAATCTCTGGTATCCAGCACAGCTCTTTCCAGGAGTGCAGTGCAAGAGAGCACAGGCGGGAAAACACAG GTTGCTGGTGTTCTGTCTGCCGTTATTGTTCTTATAGTAATCCTGGGGATAGGATTCTTGCTAGAGCCGTTGCCAAAG TCGGTGCTGGGCGCCGTGGTGATGGTGAATCTGAAGGGGATGCTGTTGCAAGTGTGCCATGTTCCTTATCTGTGGAAGAAGGATCGGCCTGACTGC GTTGTCTGGTTAGTGACCTTTGTGGCCTCCGTATTGCTGGGCCTAGATCTGGGACTGGCTGTTGGACTCGGAGCAGAGCTGATTGCTGTGGTCTACAGGACACAGTT TCCACGCTGTTGTGTCCTGGCAAACATCGTTGGGACGGATATTTACAGGGACCGCAAGGACTATGTTGAT CTATATGAACCAGAGGGTGTCAAGATTTTCAGGATCCCTTCACCTATCTTCTTTGCAAATATCGACTTCTTAAGGGGGAAATTGATTGATGCT GTGGGGTTCAGTCCCCTGAGAGTCTTGAGGAAGAGAAACAAAGCCTTGAGAAAAATCAGGAAACTGTTACGGAAAGGGCAACTCAGCCTCACATCT AAAGGACTGCAGACAGCAGGCTCCTTGTCTGGCTCTGAGGATGAGAGCAGTGTAGAGGACCTGGATCTGCCAGCGGACTTCTCCGGGCTTCCTGTCCAGGTGAACTGGAGAGCCGAGCTTCCTGCCAGCATCTCCGTACCTCCGGTCAACATCCACAGTTTGGTCCTGGACTTCTCTGCTGTCTCCTTCATCGATGTCTCAGCGCTCAAGGGCCTCAAAATG GCTTTGAAGGAGTTCATTCGTGTCGACGTTGAGGTTTATATTGTGGCCTGTGACC CGTACATATTTGAGAAACTCAAGAGCTGTGAATTTTTTGATGAGGAGATTCAGACGTCAATCTTCTTTCTGACCACCCATGATGCAATGCTGCACATCCTGCAGCGTAATCCACCCCTGAGCGTGAGTGAAAAG GTTTTCAAGAACACGTCTGAGCTGAGTAATGGAGTCAGCTTGCGCAGCAGAGATAAAACG gACAAGGCACCAGAGACCAGATTTTAA
- the cbll1 gene encoding E3 ubiquitin-protein ligase Hakai isoform X1 has translation MDAIDSDMQGTEGILGGHEVRRRIPIKLLPKQARKSIAYKQEERSECGAKAGDAFAGQRRYPQQFYWDYKLNLIGERDETPIHFCDKCGLPIKTYGRIIPCKHVFCYECAVLHERKGDKMCPGLTLYSCTDPVQRIEQCLRGSLYMCSIMQSCKRTYLSQRDLQAHINHRHMRPSKSSGRSDPVLPVSSEVSERYRVPPPHLPKPHVLIPPPLAHAGHDHFGQPPLAPHDDLRQSQLPAADMGPPRSLAQEPFRIVTTRKHSNLITVPIQDDSASSAPREQLPPPANAPPPHHHPGDYPGHPVGPQAHHMMAPPQQRYGPPPPIAHPMQHAAQGSSTHMVFNQAPPPPLSSVPPPLNPPPGHLMTQLPPYMNHPPPGPPPQHAGPPVNAPPPHHYNPQYSEDKGTLSPPFNQPGGLSPGLWSAPRGPPPPRMQGPPGPMPGPHHPDQGRYRPYYQ, from the exons ATGGACGCGATTG ACAGTGACATGCAGGGAACAGAGGGGATATTAGGAGGTCATGAGGTCAGAAGAAGGATCCCCATCAAACTTCTTCCCAAACAGGCTAGAA AGAGTATTGCCTACAAGCAGGAGGAGAGATCGGAGTGTGGAGCAAAGGCGGGAGATGCTTTTGCAGGCCAGCGGCGATACCCTCAGCAATTCTACTGGGATTATAAG CTGAACCTGATTGGCGAGAGAGATGAGACTCCCATCCATTTCTGTGATAAGTGTGGCCTGCCCATTAAGACTTATGGCCGCATT ATTCCTTGTAAACATGTTTTCTGCTATGAATGTGCAGTACTTCATGAAAGAAAAGGGGATAAAATGTGCCCAGG CCTGACGCTGTACAGCTGCACAGACCCGGTCCAGAGGATTGAACAGTGCCTGCGAGGCTCTCTGTACATGTGCAGTATCATGCAGAGCTGCAAGCGCACATACCTGTCCCAGAGAGACCTGCAGGCTCACATCAACCACCGGCACATGCGACCCAGCAAGTCTTCGGGGCGTTCCGACCCCGTCCTTCCGGTCTCGTCGGAGGTGTCGGAGCGCTATCGCGTGCCCCCACCTCACCTGCCCAAGCCCCACGTGTTAATTCCCCCCCCTCTAGCGCACGCGGGTCACGACCACTTCGGTCAGCCGCCCCTCGCCCCCCACGACGACCTACGACAAAGCCAGCTGCCCGCGGCCGACATGGGCCCGCCTCGCTCTCTCGCTCAGGAACCCTTCCGAATTGTGACTACTCGTAAGCACAGCAACCTCATCACTGTCCCGATTCAGGACGATTCGGCGAGCTCCGCCCCTCGCGAGCAGCTCCCGCCTCCCGCAAACGctcccccaccacaccaccacccagggGACTACCCGGGGCACCCCGTGGGGCCCCAGGCGCACCACATGATGGCCCCGCCTCAGCAGCGCTACGGGCCTCCGCCTCCCATCGCTCATCCGATGCAGCACGCAGCGCAGGGCTCCAGCACACACATGGTCTTCAaccaagccccgcctccacctTTATCCTCGGTTCCGCCCCCCCTCAACCCTCCACCGGGACACCTCATGACTCAGCTCCCACCTTACATGAACCACCCTCCTCCAGGTCCACCTCCACAACACGCGGGCCCCCCAGTAaatgcccccccaccccaccactaCAACCCGCAGTACTCGGAGGACAAGGGCACACTGAGCCCACCTTTTAACCAGCCAGGAGGGCTCAGTCCAGGTTTATGGTCTGCCCCCAGAGGGCCCCCTCCCCCAAGAATGCAGGGTCCACCGGGCCCGATGCCTGGGCCTCATCATCCAGACCAGGGCCGCTACAGACCGTATTAccaatag
- the cbll1 gene encoding E3 ubiquitin-protein ligase Hakai isoform X2: MQGTEGILGGHEVRRRIPIKLLPKQARKSIAYKQEERSECGAKAGDAFAGQRRYPQQFYWDYKLNLIGERDETPIHFCDKCGLPIKTYGRIIPCKHVFCYECAVLHERKGDKMCPGLTLYSCTDPVQRIEQCLRGSLYMCSIMQSCKRTYLSQRDLQAHINHRHMRPSKSSGRSDPVLPVSSEVSERYRVPPPHLPKPHVLIPPPLAHAGHDHFGQPPLAPHDDLRQSQLPAADMGPPRSLAQEPFRIVTTRKHSNLITVPIQDDSASSAPREQLPPPANAPPPHHHPGDYPGHPVGPQAHHMMAPPQQRYGPPPPIAHPMQHAAQGSSTHMVFNQAPPPPLSSVPPPLNPPPGHLMTQLPPYMNHPPPGPPPQHAGPPVNAPPPHHYNPQYSEDKGTLSPPFNQPGGLSPGLWSAPRGPPPPRMQGPPGPMPGPHHPDQGRYRPYYQ; encoded by the exons ATGCAGGGAACAGAGGGGATATTAGGAGGTCATGAGGTCAGAAGAAGGATCCCCATCAAACTTCTTCCCAAACAGGCTAGAA AGAGTATTGCCTACAAGCAGGAGGAGAGATCGGAGTGTGGAGCAAAGGCGGGAGATGCTTTTGCAGGCCAGCGGCGATACCCTCAGCAATTCTACTGGGATTATAAG CTGAACCTGATTGGCGAGAGAGATGAGACTCCCATCCATTTCTGTGATAAGTGTGGCCTGCCCATTAAGACTTATGGCCGCATT ATTCCTTGTAAACATGTTTTCTGCTATGAATGTGCAGTACTTCATGAAAGAAAAGGGGATAAAATGTGCCCAGG CCTGACGCTGTACAGCTGCACAGACCCGGTCCAGAGGATTGAACAGTGCCTGCGAGGCTCTCTGTACATGTGCAGTATCATGCAGAGCTGCAAGCGCACATACCTGTCCCAGAGAGACCTGCAGGCTCACATCAACCACCGGCACATGCGACCCAGCAAGTCTTCGGGGCGTTCCGACCCCGTCCTTCCGGTCTCGTCGGAGGTGTCGGAGCGCTATCGCGTGCCCCCACCTCACCTGCCCAAGCCCCACGTGTTAATTCCCCCCCCTCTAGCGCACGCGGGTCACGACCACTTCGGTCAGCCGCCCCTCGCCCCCCACGACGACCTACGACAAAGCCAGCTGCCCGCGGCCGACATGGGCCCGCCTCGCTCTCTCGCTCAGGAACCCTTCCGAATTGTGACTACTCGTAAGCACAGCAACCTCATCACTGTCCCGATTCAGGACGATTCGGCGAGCTCCGCCCCTCGCGAGCAGCTCCCGCCTCCCGCAAACGctcccccaccacaccaccacccagggGACTACCCGGGGCACCCCGTGGGGCCCCAGGCGCACCACATGATGGCCCCGCCTCAGCAGCGCTACGGGCCTCCGCCTCCCATCGCTCATCCGATGCAGCACGCAGCGCAGGGCTCCAGCACACACATGGTCTTCAaccaagccccgcctccacctTTATCCTCGGTTCCGCCCCCCCTCAACCCTCCACCGGGACACCTCATGACTCAGCTCCCACCTTACATGAACCACCCTCCTCCAGGTCCACCTCCACAACACGCGGGCCCCCCAGTAaatgcccccccaccccaccactaCAACCCGCAGTACTCGGAGGACAAGGGCACACTGAGCCCACCTTTTAACCAGCCAGGAGGGCTCAGTCCAGGTTTATGGTCTGCCCCCAGAGGGCCCCCTCCCCCAAGAATGCAGGGTCCACCGGGCCCGATGCCTGGGCCTCATCATCCAGACCAGGGCCGCTACAGACCGTATTAccaatag
- the cdpf1 gene encoding cysteine-rich DPF motif domain-containing protein 1, whose translation MDKSEGTAIGTFTCELCDLSSPYTFYGQKPPNTRAIVLLEECYGMRDPFNPEREKFLVLGSKCCLCKKTVCVGTECSIFYTKRFCLACVRNHLEQFPQQIQMELAKKKTAQKT comes from the exons ATGGACAAAAGCGAGGGAACTGCAATAGGAACGTTTACTTGTGAACTGTGTGATTTGTCAAGTCCATACACGTTTTATGGCCAAAAACCACCTAACACTAGAGCTATTGT GCTCTTGGAGGAATGCTATGGTATGCGTGATCCCTTCAACCCAGAAAGAGAGAAGTTCCTTGTGTTGGGCTCCAAGTGCTGTTTGTGTAaaaagactgtgtgtgttggAACG GAGTGCAGCATCTTCTACACCAAACGGTTCTGCTTGGCATGTGTGAGGAACCACCTGGAGCAGTTTCCACAGCAGATTCAGATGGAGCTTGCCAAGAAAAAAACTGCCCAGAAAACGTAA